A genomic segment from Corylus avellana chromosome ca5, CavTom2PMs-1.0 encodes:
- the LOC132180719 gene encoding 7-deoxyloganetin glucosyltransferase-like: MGHYIRRNNETTHLTDQREREMDSKAHAVCIPFPIQSHIKAMLKFAKLLHGKDFHITFVNTEFNHQRFLKSGGPKSLDGLPDFQFKTIPDSLHPSDSNATQDIDALSESIMENFLAPFSDILLELHTTATSSNNPPVTCIIADGFLAFTHTAARELGIPILVLFTVSACSLMGFMQFPRLRDKGLTPLKDESFLTNGFLDTVIDWIPGMRDIRLRNLPNSFITTNPNDPVFKLTVEAVERAPKASGIIVHTFDALEHEVLDALSPMFPCVYAIGPQQLLLNHSPKDPLKSTGYSLWKEETECLNWLNSKAPNSVIYVNFGSISVMTPQQLVEFGWGLANSKFMFLWIIRPDLVVDDSAILPPEFVEETEGRGLIVSWCPQEEVLNHSSIGGFLTHCGWNSIIESVCAGVPMICCPFFGDQQTNCKCACNEWGIGIEIDNGAKRWKVEKIVRELMEGNKGKKMKKKAMEWKKLAEEATSPHESSYINLDKLVNDVLSSKG, encoded by the exons ATGGGTCATTATATAAGAAGAAACAATGAAACTACACACTTAACAGATCAAAGAGAGAGGGAAATGGATTCCAAGGCTCATGCAGTTTGTATTCCATTCCCAATTCAAAGCCACATAAAGGCCATGCTCAAATTTGCAAAGCTTCTCCACGGCAAAGATTTTCACATAACTTTTGTGAACACGGAGTTCAACCATCAACGTTTTCTAAAATCTGGAGGCCCCAAGTCCTTGGATGGCTTGCCTGACTTCCAATTCAAAACCATTCCAGACAGCCTTCATCCATCGGATTCCAACGCTACCCAAGATATTGATGCTCTTAGCGAATCCATTATGGAAAACTTCTTGGCTCCATTTTCAGACATCCTTCTCGAACTCCACACTACTGCAACTTCTTCAAACAATCCTCCTGTGACTTGCATTATTGCGGATGGTTTCCTGGCATTCACTCACACTGCTGCTCGTGAGCTTGGAATCCCTATTTTAGTGCTCTTCACCGTCTCTGCTTGCAGCTTAATGGGTTTTATGCAGTTTCCCCGTCTCAGGGACAAAGGCCTCACACCCCTTAAAG atGAGAGTTTTCTGACAAATGGGTTTCTAGACACAGTTATAGACTGGATTCCAGGTATGagagatatccgattgaggaaTCTCCCAAATTCTTTTATTACTACAAATCCGAATGATCCTGTCTTCAAACTGACCGTTGAAGCAGTAGAGAGAGCTCCTAAAGCTTCAGGAATTATTGTTCACACATTTGACGCGTTAGAGCATGAGGTTTTGGATGCTCTCTCCCCCATGTTTCCTTGTGTATATGCCATTGGCCCTCAGCAACTACTACTTAATCACTCACCGAAAGACCCTCTGAAATCAACTGGGTATAGTTTGTGGAAAGAAGAAACTGAGTGCCTTAATTGGCTTAACTCTAAGGCACCAAACTCAGTGATTTATGTGAACTTTGGCAGCATTAGTGTCATGACACCACAGCAGTTGGTTGAGTTTGGCTGGGGACTTGCAAATAGCAAGTTCATGTTTCTGTGGATAATTAGGCCTGATTTAGTTGTTGATGATTCAGCGATTTTGCCACCTGAGTTCGTGGAAGAAACTGAAGGAAGAGGACTAATAGTTAGTTGGTGCCCTCAAGAGGAAGTGCTTAACCACTCTTCCATTGGAGGGTTCTTAACTCACTGCGGGTGGAATTCGATTATTGAAAGTGTTTGTGCAGGTGTGCCCATGATTTGTTGTCCATTCTTTGGGGATCAGCAAACAAACTGTAAGTGTGCTTGCAATGAATGGGGCATTGGCATTGAGATTGATAATGGTGCCAAGAGATGGAAAGTGGAGAAGATAGTGAGAGAATTGATGGAGGGAAACAAGggtaagaaaatgaagaaaaaggccATGGAGTGGAAAAAATTGGCCGAAGAGGCCACTAGTCCACATGAGTCTTCATACATCAACTTGGACAAGTTGGTGAATGATGTTCTTTCATCAAAAGGATAG
- the LOC132182550 gene encoding 7-deoxyloganetin glucosyltransferase-like: protein MDSKIVLKGEKAHAVCLPLPGHSHLMAMLKFAKLLHGKGFYITFVNTESNHQRFLKSGGPNSLDGLPDFQFKTISESLPPSDPNATQDVDAAYESVVQKFSAPFSDLLLKLNSTATSSNNPLVTCIISDGCMPFTQTVAQKLGIPIVMLFTIAACTLMGAMQFPRLREKGFTPLKDESYLTNGFLDTVIDWIPGMRNIRLRDLPNTFITTNPNDPFFKLTVEAVEIAPKASGIVIHTFDVLEQEVLDALSPMFPCVYAIGPLQLLLNHLSKDPLKSIGYNLWKEDTECLNWLNSKAPNSVIYVSFGSVIVMTPQQLAEIGWGLANSKFTFLWIIRPDLVVGESAILPPEFVEETKGRGLIASWCPQEEVLNHSSIGGFLTHCGWNSITESVCAGVPMICCPFIGDQQTNCKYACNEWGIGMEIDNGAKRGEVEKIVRELMEGNKGKKMKKKAMEWKKLAEEATGPHGSSSINLDKLVNDVLLSKG from the exons atggATTCAAAGATAGTACTAAAAGGTGAAAAGGCTCATGCAGTTTGTCTTCCATTGCCAGGTCACAGCCACTTAATGGCCATGCTCAAATTTGCAAAGCTTCTCCATGGCAAAGGTTTTTACATAACCTTTGTCAACACTGAGTCCAACCATCAACGTTTTCTGAAATCCGGAGGTCCCAACTCCTTAGATGGGTTGCCTGACTTCCAATTCAAAACTATTTCAGAGAGCCTTCCTCCATCGGATCCCAACGCTACACAAGACGTTGATGCTGCTTACGAATCCGTTGTGCAAAAGTTCTCGGCTCCATTTTCAGACCTCCTCCTCAAACTCAACAGTACTGCAACTTCTTCAAACAATCCTCTAGTGACATGCATCATCTCAGATGGTTGCATGCCATTCACTCAAACTGTTGCTCAAAAGCTTGGAATCCCTATTGTAATGCTCTTCACGATCGCTGCTTGCACGTTAATGGGTGCTATGCAGTTTCCTCGTCTTAGGGAAAAAGGCTTCACACCCCTTAAAG ATGAGAGTTATTTAACAAATGGGTTTCTAGACACAGTTATAGACTGGATTCCAGGTATGAGAAATATTCGATTGAGGGATCTCCCAAATACTTTTATTACTACAAATCCAAATGATCCGTTCTTCAAACTGACCGTTGAAGCAGTAGAGATAGCTCCTAAAGCTTCAGGAATCGTTATCCACACATTTGACGTGTTAGAGCAAGAGGTTTTGGATGCTCTCTCCCCCATGTTTCCTTGCGTATATGCCATTGGCCCTCTACAACTACTACTTAATCACTTATCCAAAGATCCTCTTAAATCAATTGGGTATAACTTGTGGAAAGAAGATACCGAGTGCCTCAATTGGCTTAACTCTAAAGCACCCAACTCAGTAATTTATGTGAGCTTTGGAAGCGTCATTGTTATGACACCACAGCAGTTGGCCGAGATTGGTTGGGGACTTGCAAATAGCAAGTTCACGTTTTTGTGGATAATTAGGCCCGATTTAGTTGTTGGAGAATCAGCGATTTTGCCACCTGAATTCGTGGAAGAAACCAAAGGAAGAGGACTAATAGCAAGTTGGTGCCCTCAAGAAGAAGTGCTTAACCACTCATCCATCGGAGGGTTCTTAACTCACTGCGGGTGGAATTCAATTACTGAAAGCGTTTGTGCAGGAGTGCCCATGATTTGTTGTCCATTCATTGGGGATCAGCAAACAAACTGTAAGTATGCTTGCAATGAATGGGGCATTGGCATGGAGATTGATAATGGTGCCAAGAGAGGGGAAGTggagaagattgtgagagagttGATGGAGGGAAACAAAggtaagaaaatgaagaaaaaggccATGGAGTGGAAAAAGTTGGCCGAAGAGGCCACTGGTCCGCATGGGTCTTCATCCATCAACTTAGACAAGTTGGTGAATGATGTTCTTTTATCAAAAGGATAG